One genomic window of Glycine max cultivar Williams 82 chromosome 16, Glycine_max_v4.0, whole genome shotgun sequence includes the following:
- the LOC102669522 gene encoding anoctamin-like protein At1g73020, translated as MILMFACAFPPAFAFAAVNNLMEIRTDALKLLVILRRPVPRAAATVGVWLNIFQFLILMSICTNCAILAWLYDEEGNWKIEPGLAAILIMEHVLLLTKFGFSRFFPEVIVLLPKSKCMFENTFKTLLVVRLFPYSYSFLYNVGTKHSP; from the exons ATGATTTTGATGTTTGCTTGCGCATTCCCACCTGCATTTGCTTTTGCTGCTGTG AACAACCTTATGGAGATCAGGACAGATGCATTGAAGCTGCTAGTAATTTTGAGGCGGCCTGTTCCTCGTGCCGCTGCAACAGTAGGAGTCTGGCTTAACATATTTCag tttcttatacTGATGTCTATATGCACCAACTGTGCTATTTTAGCATGGCTATATGATGAGGAGGGAAATTGGAAAATAGAGCCTGGACTTGCAGCAATTTTAATCATGGAGCATGTCCTCTTGTTGACTAAGTTTGGTTTCTCTCGCTTCTTTCCTGAGGTGATTGTTTTGCTTCCCAAAAGTAAGTGTATGtttgaaaatacttttaaaactctattggttgtAAGGCTGTTTCCATAttcatattcatttttatataatgtaGGTACCAAACATTCTCCATAA